From the Primulina tabacum isolate GXHZ01 chromosome 15, ASM2559414v2, whole genome shotgun sequence genome, one window contains:
- the LOC142525934 gene encoding uncharacterized protein LOC142525934 — protein MWFVITNGPLKILKPNKAIDVTEGAPQMVQKQRSDWTSEDKKKENLNNVSKDILYKSLDKNTFSKIKICPTAKEIWEKLIQICEENEQTKENNLYVTMKNFENLKMKARETLSEFDERFSSVVNELAALGKENLAIEKWHSKR, from the coding sequence atgtggtttgtcatcacaaaTGGTCCCTTGAAAATTCTAAAGCCTAATAAAGCTATTGATGTTACTGAAGGTGCACCACAAATGGTTCAAAAGCAAAGAAGTGATTGGACAAGcgaggacaagaagaaagaaaatctcAACAATGTTTCTAAGGATATTCTTTACAAATCACTTGACAagaataccttcagcaaaatcaaaatatgtCCTACAGCAAAAGAGATCTGGGAGAAACTCATccaaatttgtgaagaaaatgaacAGACAAAGGAAAACAATTTGTATGTGACaatgaaaaattttgaaaatcttaAGATGAAAGCTAGAGAAACTCTAAGCGAATTTGATGAGCGATTCAGCAGCGTAGTAAATGAACTAGCAGCTTTGGGAAAGGAAAACTTGGCAATAGAGAAGTGGCACTCAAAGCGATGA